The Oscarella lobularis chromosome 12, ooOscLobu1.1, whole genome shotgun sequence genome window below encodes:
- the LOC136193813 gene encoding probable serine/threonine-protein kinase DDB_G0281745: MQLRATAKKKDLQIENTVKVNLAMRLEHERNVHFYQERFAEAQMERTLLKTALEEANLHIESAKREKDALSLEHANLNDLFQETQAELRAVIGEIAEKENQLRKAKAQEEFLHIPVGDVRMTDLKLGEGGYGEVRVGYWRGCPVAVKMFYEFLNTDYHLRLFQQEIAVCVRARHPNVVFLCGVTTENGVPFRIITELLEGSLSEVIRASLRSEWPLSLREKIDLALGTTAGITYLHQLGPDGVLHGDIRPSNVVITSLMEAKVCDLGAARLAEMSLSAGPLSPQYLAPERTPDKFSGAAHNTKMADVCSLGVTLVELMTGELPVASHRFEQAAEVGHLAVKKMCRDMICFDPSARPTSAECLAQLERVQESDEYDRCYPKRLVKGRLYGRDQVTLVFHLSPQRRSVKSYLVETLL; the protein is encoded by the exons A TGCAACTTAGAGCTACtgctaagaaaaaagatctTCAGATCGAAAACACAGTTAAAGTAAACTTAGCAATGAGACTTGAACACG AAAGAAACGTCCATTTTTACCAGGAAAGATTCGCTGAAGCGCAGATGGAGCGCA cTCTTCTGAAAACCGCACTTGAAGAAGCAAATCTCCATATTGAGAGCGccaaaagggagaaagatGCTCTTAGTCTCGAACACG CCAATTTAAATGACCTCTTCCAAGAAACACAGGCGGAGTTGAGGGCTGTCATTGGGGAAATAGCCGAAAAAGAGAATCAACTTAGAAAAGCCAAAGCAcaggaagaatttcttcacatTCCAGTTGGAGACGTCAGAATGACGGACCTCAAACTCGGAGAAGGTGGCTATGGAG AAGTAAGAGTGGGCTACTGGCGTGGCTGCCCTGTAGCTGTCAAAATGTTCTACGAGTTTCTTAACACCGACTATCACCTTCGACTCTTTCAGCAAGAAATTGCCGTCTGCGTTCGCGCTCGCCatcccaacgtcgtcttcctaTGCGGCGTAACGACGGAGAATGGTGTTCCGTTCCGAATCATCACCGAACTTCTTGAAGGATCGCTATCTGAAGTCATCAGGGCCTCACTTCGTTCAGAATGGCCGCTTTCGTTGCGCGAGAAAATAGACCTAGCGTTGGGAACGACGGCCGGAATCACGTATCTTCATCAGCTCGGGCCCGATGGTGTTCTCCACGGTGACATCCGCCCTTCCAACGTCGTCATAACGTCGTTGATGGAAGCCAAAGTGTGCGATTTGGGGGCCGCTCGCTTAGCCGAGATGTCTCTCTCCGCCGGACCGTTAAGTCCCCAATATTTGGCTCCGGAGCGAACGCCAGATAAGTTTTCCGGCGCAGCGCATAATACAAAGATGGCGGACGTTTGTAGTCTAGGAGTTACCCTTGTTGAATTGATGACTGGGGAACTTCCTGTTGCCAGTCATCGGTTCGAACAAGCTGCTGAAGTCGGTCATCTGGCGGTGAAGAAAATGTGTCGCGATATGATTTGCTTTGATCCGAGCGCAAGGCCGACTTCCGCCGAATGTTTGGCTCAATTGGAACGAGTTCAAGAGTCAGATGAATATGATCGGTGCTATCCGAAAAGATTGGTAAAAGGTAGACTGTATGGAAGAGATCAGGTAACTTTGGTATTTCATCTGTCACCGCAACGTCGCTCAGTAAAAAGTTACCTTGTCGAGACTCTCCTATAa